One region of Chrysemys picta bellii isolate R12L10 unplaced genomic scaffold, ASM1138683v2 scaf499, whole genome shotgun sequence genomic DNA includes:
- the LOC135978878 gene encoding formin-2-like has protein sequence MHDPQLRVSQAGLLLTYSLLGQAEQLMGSKQEVVTANIMNQLHIIRHLRQVPEALQEFCLQGHQQLLLPLNGECSETEWPPSEQESEGPSTRPLEGRAYITPPTLPVGWPPGPLVDAVATERPPSEQESEGPSTRPLDGRAYIAPPPSPVGWPPGPLVDAVATERPPSERESEGCPTGPLEGGAYIAPPPSP, from the exons atgcacgacccccagctgcgtgtcagccaggctgggctgctcctcacttactccctcctggggcaagccgagcagctgatggggagcaag caggaggtcgtcacggccaacataatgaatcaacttcacatcatccggcacttgcgccaagtgccggaggcgctgcaggaattctgcctccaaggccaccagcaactcctactccctctaaacggggagtgcagtgagactgagtggcctccctccgagcaggagagcgagggcccctctacacgccccttggagggcagagcctatatcaccccacccaccttgcctgttggctggccaccggggcctctggtagacgctgttgcaactgagcggcctccctccgagcaggagagcgagggcccctctacacgccccttggacggcagagcctatatcgccccacccccctcgcctgttggctggccaccggggcctctggtagacgctgttgcaactgagcggcctccctccgagcgggaGAGCGAGGGCTGCCCTACaggccccttggagggcggagcctatatcgccccgcccccctcgccataa